In the Hyphomicrobiales bacterium genome, one interval contains:
- a CDS encoding Aminoacyl-tRNA hydrolase yields the protein MPPGKLSSQAGHAYTDALWAAYDQDPELALRYRREGAGGSKVTLKAKNLAALERARRECEEAGVPHALIIDRDHVLLPHFTGDPVATALGVIGTKAELRPLMKRFQVV from the coding sequence ATGCCGCCCGGGAAGCTGAGCTCCCAAGCCGGCCACGCCTACACCGACGCGCTGTGGGCCGCATACGACCAGGACCCCGAACTCGCGCTCCGCTATCGGCGGGAAGGCGCTGGTGGTTCGAAAGTCACCCTCAAAGCGAAGAACCTGGCAGCACTCGAACGCGCAAGGCGCGAATGCGAGGAAGCCGGTGTCCCGCACGCTCTCATCATCGATCGCGATCACGTCCTGCTGCCGCATTTCACCGGGGATCCTGTGGCGACCGCACTCGGCGTGATCGGGACGAAGGCAGAGCTGCGCCCGCTGATGAAGCGCTTTCAGGTCGTTTGA
- a CDS encoding conserved hypothetical protein (Evidence 4 : Unknown function but conserved in other organisms), translating into MNQFQNQSVPCVSLLDAMRSCEQMPGLSVLAHGEMVAERYSELVGFLRDGKPLTSEWRLPDWIHDPIILTRLLPDDLMAEYHVFHDCGKPACLVIDEEGKRRFPNHAQVSKDIWLSLGGDERVGELIGMDMDAHLLRDEGLAEFAARPQAIPLLLTALAEISSNAEMFGGIESTSFKIKAKALAKRGKAVLKRIAA; encoded by the coding sequence ATGAACCAGTTTCAGAACCAGTCCGTGCCGTGCGTCTCCCTTTTGGACGCGATGAGATCCTGTGAGCAGATGCCCGGGCTCTCCGTTTTAGCGCACGGCGAGATGGTCGCTGAGCGATACTCGGAGCTCGTCGGTTTCCTCAGGGATGGGAAGCCACTCACCAGCGAGTGGCGGCTGCCGGATTGGATCCATGATCCGATCATCCTGACGCGACTTCTGCCGGATGATCTGATGGCCGAATATCACGTTTTCCATGACTGCGGAAAGCCGGCCTGCTTGGTAATCGACGAGGAAGGAAAGCGTCGGTTCCCGAACCACGCCCAGGTTTCGAAGGACATCTGGCTGAGCCTCGGAGGCGACGAGCGGGTCGGGGAGCTCATCGGGATGGATATGGACGCGCACTTGCTCAGGGACGAGGGCTTGGCAGAGTTCGCGGCCCGACCGCAGGCAATTCCGCTCTTGCTGACGGCTCTCGCCGAGATTTCTTCGAATGCGGAGATGTTCGGCGGTATCGAGTCGACGAGCTTCAAGATCAAGGCCAAGGCGCTCGCTAAGCGTGGCAAGGCGGTCCTCAAGAGGATCGCGGCATGA
- a CDS encoding conserved hypothetical protein (Evidence 4 : Unknown function but conserved in other organisms): MTTASAHAKEAQVSFAPLKACDACRICSAACGRVRGLEAPGGFADGFRAGITAADKVRAAEEVAADRKRDAWLEFEDRFLTGPGGGRVAAQIFDACERAFEQAWPDQVAAHAAAKTALLGFQPDR, encoded by the coding sequence ATGACGACGGCCAGTGCACACGCGAAGGAGGCTCAGGTCTCCTTCGCACCCCTGAAGGCCTGCGACGCCTGTCGCATCTGCTCGGCGGCCTGCGGTCGCGTGAGAGGTCTGGAGGCCCCTGGAGGCTTCGCGGATGGCTTCAGAGCGGGCATCACGGCGGCAGACAAGGTAAGAGCTGCCGAAGAGGTCGCCGCGGATCGAAAGCGTGATGCCTGGCTGGAATTCGAAGATCGCTTCCTGACCGGTCCAGGTGGCGGGCGGGTTGCTGCACAGATCTTCGATGCGTGCGAACGCGCTTTCGAACAAGCGTGGCCGGATCAAGTGGCGGCACATGCCGCAGCGAAGACTGCGCTTCTCGGCTTCCAGCCGGATCGTTGA
- a CDS encoding GIY-YIG domain-containing protein has protein sequence MTKPLFEGGRDDADRFLAGQRGLYYVYLLCRPDGQIFYVGKGTKRRALEHEAEARRPHTVGLQNPFKTNVIRKILRQGGSVTYRIDSVYTEAEQLRCLQREAELIGLHKRLHEGGILTNLAGGVGNLAGAAPFSLERHAATLSGEPEDNPERLVLNRFAQSVGVVKSVYIKPSSQLLVRKTHPHSQPRSPSPRCAYALVAAAAANGVMLTPGAKIPRSFRFQDVDGVIENGVASDLVKADMAELIPAADPRDEAFRLNERQAKALVSLYGREKLVALGLL, from the coding sequence ATGACCAAGCCGTTGTTCGAAGGCGGCCGTGACGATGCCGACCGCTTCCTCGCCGGCCAGCGCGGCCTTTACTACGTCTACCTGCTCTGTCGCCCCGACGGACAGATTTTCTACGTCGGGAAAGGCACCAAGCGGCGTGCTCTGGAACACGAAGCTGAGGCTCGAAGGCCGCACACTGTCGGTCTCCAGAATCCGTTCAAAACGAACGTCATCCGCAAGATTCTTAGGCAGGGCGGATCGGTTACCTACCGTATCGACTCCGTCTACACGGAGGCGGAGCAGCTACGCTGCCTCCAACGCGAAGCCGAGCTGATCGGCTTGCACAAGCGGCTCCACGAAGGCGGCATTCTGACCAATCTGGCCGGCGGTGTCGGAAATCTCGCCGGCGCCGCGCCTTTCAGTCTAGAGCGGCACGCCGCCACTCTGTCCGGAGAGCCCGAGGACAATCCCGAGCGCCTGGTGCTGAACCGGTTCGCTCAGAGCGTGGGTGTCGTCAAAAGCGTCTACATCAAGCCTTCGAGCCAGCTCCTCGTTCGGAAGACCCATCCACACAGCCAGCCGCGATCGCCCAGTCCCCGGTGCGCCTACGCGCTGGTGGCCGCGGCGGCGGCCAACGGGGTGATGCTGACGCCTGGCGCAAAGATCCCGCGTTCGTTCCGCTTCCAGGACGTCGACGGCGTCATCGAGAACGGTGTGGCCTCCGACCTAGTTAAAGCCGACATGGCGGAGCTAATCCCTGCGGCGGACCCTCGTGACGAGGCATTCCGGCTGAACGAGCGACAGGCCAAGGCTCTCGTGAGCCTATACGGTCGCGAAAAGCTCGTCGCACTCGGCCTCCTGTAG
- a CDS encoding conserved hypothetical protein (Evidence 4 : Unknown function but conserved in other organisms) has translation MQLPDWIEKDAHFSSPQHRVWLRRRLGGLFSSGRPLVMILHNPSTAGADSDDPTSRRGIGFANTLGYSELVFVNAATGVATDADDLASMDDPIGPMADEALRVAAEFCRQQGGVLVAAWGSAKGRAKTRLLMEERFAHIRRLGLPLHALRLTAKGAPEHPLYLPSHLVPFPWNPE, from the coding sequence GTGCAGCTGCCTGATTGGATTGAGAAGGACGCGCATTTCAGCTCACCCCAGCACCGGGTTTGGCTGCGCCGGCGCCTCGGTGGGTTGTTCAGCAGCGGCCGACCGCTGGTGATGATCCTCCACAATCCGTCGACCGCTGGAGCGGATTCCGACGACCCAACCTCCCGGCGCGGGATCGGCTTCGCCAACACACTCGGCTACAGCGAGCTTGTCTTCGTGAACGCGGCGACCGGCGTGGCGACCGATGCCGACGATCTGGCCTCGATGGATGACCCGATCGGCCCGATGGCCGATGAGGCGCTGCGCGTCGCAGCCGAATTCTGCAGGCAGCAGGGCGGCGTTCTCGTTGCGGCTTGGGGGAGCGCAAAAGGCCGCGCGAAAACACGTCTCCTCATGGAGGAGCGCTTCGCGCATATCCGGCGATTGGGTCTCCCGCTTCACGCACTACGCTTGACGGCGAAGGGCGCGCCGGAGCACCCATTGTACCTGCCTTCCCACCTCGTCCCTTTCCCTTGGAATCCGGAATGA
- a CDS encoding hypothetical protein (Evidence 5 : Unknown function) — MTAPFTRIPVDTVLVNLEAGVSEEAIIKAYPTLPKNAVAAARRWERELNLAGGSGKSDP, encoded by the coding sequence TTGACGGCTCCCTTCACCCGCATCCCCGTCGATACCGTTCTCGTCAACCTCGAGGCAGGTGTGTCCGAAGAAGCCATCATAAAGGCCTACCCGACCTTGCCAAAGAACGCGGTGGCAGCTGCGAGGCGATGGGAACGCGAACTCAACCTCGCCGGTGGATCGGGCAAGAGCGATCCTTGA
- a CDS encoding hypothetical protein (Evidence 5 : Unknown function): MMQSRIIRSGGGSAIKGVFHGIFDSGFGDDFAPSHGGNDPFWGRMRQVTPGERLQIRPDVRYFWQRRPRPLKFGSRLNLRHLAPEPNALPTTGAPTAA, translated from the coding sequence ATGATGCAGAGTCGGATTATCCGATCCGGCGGAGGCTCAGCTATCAAGGGAGTGTTCCACGGAATTTTTGACAGTGGCTTTGGGGACGATTTTGCGCCTTCCCATGGCGGCAATGACCCATTTTGGGGTCGGATGCGCCAGGTCACTCCCGGCGAACGACTCCAAATTCGGCCCGATGTACGGTATTTTTGGCAGCGGCGTCCTCGGCCCCTTAAATTTGGCTCGCGCTTGAACCTGCGACACCTCGCACCGGAGCCAAATGCTCTCCCAACCACGGGCGCTCCGACGGCCGCATAG
- a CDS encoding hypothetical protein (Evidence 5 : Unknown function), with protein MDHSRSDCQNRVSELTESLQAAAMGLHADPFTFAKSPYFNPGGAVLRSDGAVLQSGNAVFRSGGVSLRD; from the coding sequence GTGGATCACTCCCGTTCCGATTGCCAAAATCGAGTCTCGGAGCTGACCGAGTCGCTCCAAGCGGCTGCGATGGGCCTTCACGCCGACCCATTCACGTTTGCCAAAAGCCCGTACTTCAATCCGGGCGGCGCCGTACTTCGATCTGACGGCGCCGTACTTCAATCCGGCAACGCCGTATTTCGATCCGGAGGCGTTTCGCTAAGAGACTGA
- a CDS encoding hypothetical protein (Evidence 5 : Unknown function): MHIPYQYDPRSMKGFVRPSTQFYRSAGFSLLPVPSPNVAGEGFERSPDQGKDRLPASPRDILSGNQVREAFDNHGITECVPFELSKG; this comes from the coding sequence GTGCATATTCCTTACCAATATGACCCGAGATCCATGAAGGGTTTCGTCCGGCCGTCCACGCAATTCTATCGAAGCGCAGGCTTTTCGCTCCTGCCTGTTCCCAGCCCTAATGTGGCTGGCGAGGGCTTCGAGCGCAGTCCAGATCAGGGAAAAGATCGCTTGCCCGCATCACCTAGGGACATCCTGTCAGGGAACCAGGTGCGGGAAGCCTTCGATAATCATGGAATTACTGAGTGCGTCCCATTTGAGCTTTCAAAAGGTTAA
- a CDS encoding conserved hypothetical protein (Evidence 4 : Unknown function but conserved in other organisms) produces MSVEIAVRHSFAPGSHGHQLVGIMKEFAGTIDNFVSTVGDEHIARFEVVASLDFEDEVVEQEDVLDFIEALRAHEGQAGIVLSDTDSDIPQWAMLIVPRLEMIFDKRGMLVHARCDYQVVGGFGEIEVEDEDEDGVQPELRALFAFAVGVSPVLELWKHVIGEGIPASAVMEHHIVTKADLEPTLAQAVRDVLRLVIEGASSFGPQAGPFVTIDEINWGGDAQGQAEELRQQALHQQTTLPTQWLSPITSEGSPRFGYIDEENCCRSWVATNDDELGELRSLSGWRHGNPCALMATEDGSYHIAVASLSGEGAGSYPIAVYAQRLSLEFETHESWDAVNLSLECDQVWGDHDDPDFIAHMAEHMAEFAKKLARNAFLRPTGVPRRLRLTIHADEALLDEIEGYVEEIEVDVRAFAALCPGENMLESLDIDYIVPKVVIDDGMSPLAVHALPKIVSLPLDLEERLDDLGDVEGEGWNALDLDPSSTTFVKGRWLTAGEIAGKPTRLPFIVFKSNRSGEVVVYSTLSTKKAPGLPSSLGKSMIGDLGTATLIGMMEAGSGIIWEGKAPARPRSKSRAFIDLIAKTFPDDRFSLVPFKQAYFSTALQGSPVISEIIVDARMPAAERRHVIGCLEEKPGRGQRSRIVTVPDVPWTPANLEAALGEMLADYAMGAALASRDGSEGEDFNDFLALIRGVSYAVASTLIGSGSPLSLATTSFLLNVHGSSSLADEVFRQLARLDMKSLRSVDDTIELVHGVLNNAMEADLEI; encoded by the coding sequence ATGTCCGTTGAAATTGCCGTTCGCCACAGCTTTGCTCCCGGATCCCACGGCCACCAGCTGGTCGGGATCATGAAGGAGTTCGCTGGGACGATCGATAATTTCGTCTCGACGGTCGGAGATGAGCACATCGCCCGCTTTGAGGTGGTCGCAAGCCTCGATTTCGAGGACGAGGTCGTCGAGCAAGAGGATGTCCTCGATTTCATCGAGGCCCTCCGCGCCCATGAAGGGCAGGCCGGCATCGTTCTGTCTGACACCGACAGCGATATCCCACAATGGGCGATGCTGATCGTTCCTCGCCTTGAGATGATCTTCGACAAGCGGGGTATGCTCGTTCACGCACGCTGCGATTATCAGGTGGTGGGCGGCTTCGGGGAAATCGAAGTCGAGGACGAAGATGAAGATGGGGTGCAGCCCGAACTGCGCGCGCTCTTCGCCTTCGCTGTCGGCGTCAGCCCGGTCCTCGAACTCTGGAAGCACGTCATCGGAGAGGGGATACCTGCCTCGGCGGTTATGGAGCACCATATCGTCACCAAGGCCGACCTCGAACCCACGCTCGCGCAGGCGGTGCGGGATGTGCTGCGACTGGTCATCGAAGGTGCCAGCTCCTTTGGCCCTCAAGCCGGTCCCTTCGTAACCATCGACGAGATCAATTGGGGAGGAGACGCGCAAGGACAGGCAGAAGAGCTGCGCCAGCAGGCCCTTCATCAGCAGACGACGCTTCCCACGCAGTGGCTGTCCCCGATCACCTCGGAAGGAAGCCCCCGCTTCGGCTACATCGACGAAGAGAATTGCTGCCGCAGCTGGGTTGCGACAAACGACGATGAGCTCGGCGAGCTCCGGTCGCTCTCGGGATGGCGTCATGGCAACCCGTGCGCGTTGATGGCAACGGAGGACGGCAGCTATCACATCGCCGTCGCCTCGTTGTCGGGAGAAGGGGCCGGATCGTATCCGATCGCGGTCTACGCCCAGAGGCTCTCGCTCGAATTCGAAACCCATGAGAGTTGGGACGCGGTCAATCTCTCGCTGGAATGCGACCAGGTTTGGGGTGATCACGACGATCCGGATTTCATCGCCCACATGGCTGAGCACATGGCGGAGTTCGCCAAGAAGCTCGCACGGAACGCCTTCCTGCGTCCGACCGGCGTCCCGCGCAGGCTCCGCCTGACAATTCACGCCGATGAAGCGCTGCTCGACGAGATCGAGGGGTACGTCGAAGAAATTGAGGTCGATGTTCGGGCCTTCGCCGCCCTCTGCCCGGGCGAGAACATGCTGGAATCCCTCGACATCGATTATATCGTGCCGAAGGTCGTTATCGATGACGGTATGTCGCCACTCGCCGTTCACGCTCTCCCGAAAATCGTCTCCCTCCCCCTCGATCTTGAGGAGCGGCTTGACGATCTCGGCGATGTCGAAGGAGAGGGCTGGAACGCGCTCGATCTGGATCCAAGCTCGACGACCTTCGTGAAAGGCCGCTGGCTGACCGCAGGTGAAATCGCAGGCAAACCGACCCGCCTGCCCTTCATCGTCTTCAAGAGCAACCGCTCTGGTGAGGTGGTCGTCTACTCGACACTATCGACGAAGAAGGCGCCCGGTCTCCCGAGCTCGCTCGGGAAATCCATGATCGGTGATCTCGGCACCGCTACGCTAATCGGCATGATGGAGGCCGGCAGCGGGATCATTTGGGAAGGCAAGGCGCCGGCGCGACCGAGGTCCAAGTCCCGCGCATTCATCGACCTCATCGCGAAGACGTTCCCCGACGATCGCTTCTCATTGGTGCCCTTCAAACAGGCCTATTTCTCGACGGCGTTGCAGGGCTCGCCTGTGATCTCAGAGATCATCGTCGATGCGCGGATGCCCGCGGCTGAACGCCGGCACGTCATTGGGTGCCTTGAGGAGAAGCCTGGTCGAGGGCAGCGATCCCGGATCGTCACGGTTCCGGACGTCCCCTGGACCCCGGCAAATCTGGAGGCCGCTCTAGGTGAGATGCTTGCTGATTATGCGATGGGCGCCGCGCTCGCATCGCGTGACGGCTCCGAGGGAGAGGATTTCAACGACTTTCTGGCGCTGATCCGTGGCGTCTCCTATGCGGTCGCCAGTACCCTGATCGGCAGTGGTTCTCCGCTCTCCCTGGCGACGACGAGCTTCCTGCTGAATGTCCATGGGTCCAGCAGCCTTGCCGACGAGGTGTTCAGGCAGCTCGCGCGGCTGGATATGAAGTCACTGCGATCCGTCGACGACACCATCGAACTCGTCCACGGGGTGCTGAACAACGCGATGGAAGCCGACCTGGAGATCTAA
- a CDS encoding conserved hypothetical protein (Evidence 4 : Unknown function but conserved in other organisms), translating into MTNSNWPSFETADLGDSEADEVEFTRRWEAYRDGMQALIDSGTVHRDQDDWWVDTATGTLIGPDPELVRARSAEELSSFGP; encoded by the coding sequence ATGACGAACTCGAATTGGCCCAGCTTCGAAACTGCGGACCTTGGCGACAGCGAGGCCGACGAAGTCGAGTTCACGCGCCGCTGGGAGGCCTATCGCGATGGCATGCAGGCGCTGATCGATAGCGGAACCGTACATCGAGACCAGGACGACTGGTGGGTCGATACCGCCACGGGAACCCTGATCGGGCCTGACCCAGAGCTCGTCCGAGCGCGATCTGCCGAAGAGCTTTCATCCTTCGGGCCTTGA
- a CDS encoding conserved hypothetical protein (Evidence 4 : Unknown function but conserved in other organisms): MTELSDQQSAILLGTRAADAAGRPLVLWHGTRHAFDRFASTSDLGFHFGSRRQAQRRLQTLNVAEIKAAPGPDRLIPVALKIANPVFLPDDPRAWTGDYLIGALRRFLPAGIQAEIRKLLPREFYERRAILDLFRQGLKETGHDGIVYRNSYESSARSVSWSWLALTPEDIVMLPPGTDAAVVDWPAGVVNGPGFDADAELARVGGIRTQAGKLKLSSDRRAVLEAAADALGKSLSGEVQLIGDKDHAEARFTHAGRLVQIEVMGRIGRLRATVGAYQQDEIAELGLVWGTPSFDEWRRADTFLASLSAAHSDDRVRTDRDHHGIYLSWQPGQPLNDFVREFTELLSVSLAALPPPPAPGHAAPAPTL; this comes from the coding sequence GTGACCGAGCTCTCCGATCAGCAGTCGGCGATTTTGCTGGGCACTCGGGCGGCCGATGCCGCCGGCCGACCGCTGGTGCTCTGGCACGGGACACGACACGCTTTCGATCGCTTTGCATCCACCTCCGACCTGGGGTTCCATTTCGGATCCCGCCGACAGGCTCAGCGCCGGCTGCAGACATTGAACGTGGCCGAGATCAAGGCGGCGCCCGGTCCGGATCGGCTGATCCCAGTGGCGCTGAAAATTGCCAACCCCGTGTTTCTTCCCGACGATCCTCGTGCCTGGACCGGCGACTATCTGATCGGAGCCCTGCGTCGCTTCTTGCCGGCCGGCATCCAAGCCGAGATCCGCAAGCTTCTGCCGCGGGAGTTCTACGAGCGTCGAGCCATCCTTGACCTGTTCCGTCAGGGCCTCAAGGAGACCGGGCACGATGGCATCGTGTATCGCAACAGCTACGAGAGCTCGGCACGCTCGGTCTCCTGGAGCTGGCTGGCTCTCACCCCTGAGGACATCGTCATGCTTCCGCCGGGCACGGACGCCGCGGTTGTCGATTGGCCCGCTGGTGTCGTCAATGGGCCTGGTTTCGACGCCGACGCCGAGCTTGCTCGTGTCGGGGGCATTCGAACCCAGGCAGGGAAGCTGAAGCTGTCTTCTGACCGGCGGGCGGTTCTGGAAGCCGCCGCGGACGCGCTCGGCAAATCACTCTCTGGTGAGGTGCAGCTGATCGGCGACAAGGATCACGCCGAAGCGCGCTTCACGCACGCCGGTCGCCTCGTTCAGATCGAAGTCATGGGACGGATCGGGCGGCTGCGCGCCACCGTCGGCGCCTATCAGCAGGATGAGATCGCCGAGCTCGGTCTGGTCTGGGGCACCCCCTCGTTCGACGAGTGGCGCCGCGCCGACACTTTCCTGGCATCGCTATCCGCCGCTCACTCGGACGACCGCGTGCGGACCGATCGCGACCACCACGGGATCTACCTGTCGTGGCAGCCTGGTCAGCCTCTCAATGACTTCGTGAGAGAGTTCACGGAGCTGCTTAGCGTGTCCCTCGCCGCGTTGCCGCCTCCACCGGCACCAGGGCACGCCGCGCCCGCGCCGACCCTCTGA
- a CDS encoding conserved hypothetical protein (Evidence 4 : Unknown function but conserved in other organisms) gives MPHPHPLALGTHIRSSRPVMDEGDFGERYAPAGAVGEIVGIDPDDEHRFRYRIQYLPSGILNIDLAGELDQHGTVLPSRSPEIPSASARELAKAVLDVFYDSQVNEDDEVVDVDQEALSRLERAASNADPHSRPAVSAILSADRTTVPFALLNDLAAAAGVADRLAPSTPGLVP, from the coding sequence ATGCCGCACCCTCATCCGCTCGCCCTGGGAACCCATATCCGCTCCAGCCGCCCCGTGATGGATGAGGGAGACTTCGGCGAGCGATATGCGCCGGCTGGAGCCGTTGGGGAGATCGTTGGCATCGATCCCGATGACGAGCACCGGTTCCGGTACCGCATCCAGTACCTTCCCAGCGGCATCCTCAACATCGACCTGGCCGGCGAGCTGGACCAGCACGGCACCGTTCTCCCGAGCCGATCCCCGGAGATCCCCTCAGCGAGCGCCAGGGAGCTCGCCAAAGCCGTCCTGGATGTCTTCTACGACTCGCAGGTGAATGAGGACGATGAGGTCGTCGACGTTGATCAGGAGGCGCTGTCTCGGCTGGAACGCGCCGCGAGCAATGCAGACCCTCACTCGCGCCCCGCAGTGAGCGCCATCCTGTCGGCGGACCGGACCACTGTTCCCTTCGCGCTTCTCAACGATCTTGCGGCCGCAGCCGGTGTCGCCGATCGCCTCGCCCCCTCGACGCCGGGTCTCGTGCCGTGA
- a CDS encoding conserved hypothetical protein (Evidence 4 : Unknown function but conserved in other organisms), with product MAAPKRIPLLPRSEFAELSLHEKNAYLQDVARQIQNLDGEAPEDCRSLDKESLSRLRRYYARRTISELKLEEVQSPGIRQALQRMSDAIRAEEICLLTRHEIPTKSEQARAKQDSAIMRDPPAEHPQMEFFVPQVHDAPIKDEFSLLDIAPFTLSKSSTAGVITYELKDAIIRIEGGAQVGLATAWDYDIVINMISYLADAMRQYHIDERKGLRPSLPPRVYRPAASDILRFCRRELGGKQYIDLEKALDRLQATRIKITSLTKDAKGSRRDTEATPMIGRYRVVSRTNQDRIDLVEIEIPDFVYNGVVRPDGKPTILTLNPDYFLITRPIARFVYRLARKAAGETEARYSLSELRKRSGSKLPTSKFRTAIEEIVAASKLEAFPDYDLEIEEGRKEKLLHMRCRPTARQERRIALTA from the coding sequence ATGGCGGCACCGAAGCGCATTCCCCTGCTACCCCGTTCCGAATTCGCGGAGCTCTCGCTCCACGAGAAGAACGCGTATCTGCAGGATGTAGCGCGCCAGATTCAGAATTTGGACGGAGAGGCTCCGGAAGACTGCCGCTCCCTCGACAAAGAGTCGCTCAGTCGCTTGCGTCGATATTACGCCCGACGCACCATCTCCGAACTGAAGCTGGAAGAGGTTCAGTCGCCGGGGATTCGGCAGGCGCTCCAGCGCATGTCGGACGCAATTCGCGCCGAAGAGATCTGCCTCCTCACCCGTCACGAAATCCCGACCAAATCTGAGCAAGCGCGCGCCAAACAGGACTCCGCGATAATGCGTGATCCGCCGGCGGAGCATCCCCAGATGGAGTTCTTCGTCCCACAGGTCCACGATGCGCCGATAAAGGACGAGTTCTCTCTGCTCGACATCGCGCCCTTCACGCTGTCGAAATCGTCGACCGCCGGCGTCATCACCTACGAGCTCAAGGACGCCATTATCCGCATCGAGGGCGGTGCCCAGGTCGGTCTCGCCACTGCGTGGGACTACGACATCGTCATCAACATGATCTCGTACCTCGCCGATGCGATGCGGCAGTACCATATCGACGAGCGCAAAGGGCTTCGCCCGTCCTTGCCTCCGCGCGTCTACCGCCCGGCCGCCTCCGACATCCTGCGCTTCTGCCGCCGCGAGCTCGGTGGCAAGCAGTACATCGATCTGGAAAAGGCGCTCGACCGCCTCCAGGCGACGCGTATCAAGATCACCAGCCTGACGAAGGACGCCAAGGGATCGCGCCGCGACACCGAAGCGACACCGATGATCGGCCGCTACCGGGTCGTCTCCAGAACCAATCAGGACCGCATCGACCTGGTCGAGATCGAGATCCCAGACTTCGTCTACAACGGCGTCGTCCGGCCGGACGGCAAGCCGACCATTCTGACCCTCAATCCCGACTACTTCCTCATCACCCGGCCGATCGCGCGCTTCGTCTATCGTCTCGCCCGCAAAGCTGCAGGGGAAACCGAAGCCCGCTATTCTCTCTCCGAACTGCGCAAGCGCTCCGGCTCGAAGCTGCCGACCTCGAAGTTCAGAACTGCGATCGAAGAGATTGTCGCCGCGTCGAAGCTAGAGGCGTTTCCGGACTACGATCTGGAGATCGAGGAAGGTCGCAAGGAAAAGCTCCTGCATATGCGCTGCCGGCCTACCGCCCGGCAGGAGCGCAGGATCGCCTTGACCGCCTGA
- a CDS encoding conserved hypothetical protein (Evidence 4 : Unknown function but conserved in other organisms) has translation MKNRQRILDIIRALRAKTIQNSCSEAEASAAAAKAAELLERYGIQADELEEAPKDEFVSEEFRSDQEVVSARLWRVANAIGKLTDTKNWTSHKTAMKSSIETFFGHEADVAIAVYLLEVCARAMNSLSEQLLADMILLRPNVRRRRHIAFMDGLTDTLCRRINEITWARQKAIGKGLILRKMDIVEAAMKGTGVSLRYTRNGRDSLSQDTGYEAGVSAANDISLNAGLAGSGAARMLSDQST, from the coding sequence ATGAAGAACCGTCAGCGCATCTTGGACATCATTCGCGCACTCCGCGCGAAAACGATCCAGAATTCTTGCTCGGAAGCCGAAGCCTCCGCGGCCGCAGCGAAGGCCGCAGAGCTGCTTGAGCGCTATGGCATCCAGGCAGACGAGCTTGAAGAAGCCCCCAAAGACGAGTTCGTCAGCGAGGAATTCCGCTCCGACCAGGAGGTCGTATCCGCCCGGCTGTGGCGTGTCGCCAACGCGATCGGCAAGCTCACTGACACGAAGAATTGGACGTCGCATAAGACCGCGATGAAATCCTCAATCGAGACGTTCTTCGGCCACGAGGCTGACGTCGCCATTGCGGTCTACCTCCTGGAGGTGTGCGCCCGGGCCATGAACTCGCTCTCGGAGCAGCTTCTCGCTGACATGATCCTGCTCAGGCCGAACGTGCGCCGGCGGCGCCACATTGCCTTCATGGATGGTCTGACCGACACGCTCTGCCGGCGAATCAACGAGATCACCTGGGCCCGCCAGAAGGCCATCGGCAAAGGCCTGATCCTCCGCAAGATGGACATCGTCGAAGCGGCGATGAAGGGAACCGGTGTCAGCCTGCGCTACACCCGAAACGGCCGTGACAGCCTGAGCCAGGACACTGGTTATGAGGCTGGCGTCAGCGCCGCAAACGACATCTCGCTCAACGCCGGCCTGGCTGGCTCCGGCGCCGCCCGCATGCTCTCGGATCAGTCGACCTAA